GCTTCATTTACTTGCAGCGCATTGACAACAGTGTCTAAATTTTTATCTGAAATACCTCCGCCAGGGAGAATAATGATTCGATCATTTGCGTAGGCGATCAATTCTTTTAAATGAGCAAAATTGTCTTCAATTGGTGTTCCGCTAGGACCGCCATGCGTTAAGATTCGATGAACCTCATGATCCGCTAGCCAATCGATAGCTTTGAATTGTTTTTCTTTCGGTAAGGCATCGAAAGCCATATGGAAGGTTATTTGTAAGCCTTCTGCAGTTTCGATCAACAGCTCCAAAGCATCCTCATCAAGCCAGCCATCCTCTGTTAAACAGCCTAAAACGACACCGTCAGTGCCTATTTTTTTTGCTTCGATCAAGTCTGTATGCATGATCTTTAATTCGATATCATTATAGACAAAATCCCCTCCGCGCGGTCTGATGATTGTCATCACAGGAACAGAATGTTCACCAGCATAAGCAATTACTTCTTCAATCACGCCTGTACTTGGTGTTGTTCCGCCAACAGCAAGATTATCGCATAATTCGATACGGTTAGCACCGTTTCGGATAGCCATTGGGATATTTGTAAAATTCTCAGCACAAAATTCTTTGATCATTGGTTCCACTCCTCATTTTTGCTTCACAGGCATTGTACCATAGTTCAGCGAGTTGCCAAAGTGTTGTTCTCGTTGTAAGATGAGTAACGAGAGTTTATGAAAGTGTAGTAGAACTTTTTGAAAGAATAGGAAGAAGTGTATGTTAAAAAAAATT
This sequence is a window from Enterococcus wangshanyuanii. Protein-coding genes within it:
- a CDS encoding copper homeostasis protein CutC; the protein is MIKEFCAENFTNIPMAIRNGANRIELCDNLAVGGTTPSTGVIEEVIAYAGEHSVPVMTIIRPRGGDFVYNDIELKIMHTDLIEAKKIGTDGVVLGCLTEDGWLDEDALELLIETAEGLQITFHMAFDALPKEKQFKAIDWLADHEVHRILTHGGPSGTPIEDNFAHLKELIAYANDRIIILPGGGISDKNLDTVVNALQVNEAHGTKIVG